A single window of Zea mays cultivar B73 chromosome 10, Zm-B73-REFERENCE-NAM-5.0, whole genome shotgun sequence DNA harbors:
- the LOC109942996 gene encoding uncharacterized protein, which translates to MVERPGRSAGVREANKTSAAAMVKTTTTTNKEELESPSYRLAAFKSLFSCRNSHARPRAPDTGTGSRSKRLGCSAPSICKLKDDSVPVPPKETTGTASAGEPCKRRASVSGSSDRCVKKPQCGAGSNKQLQRGGSSSSSGGSSFRAGMQLRRLSGCYECHMVVAGSASMRATTICPCPDCGEVFVRQESLQLHQSIRHAVSELGTDDTSRNIIEIIFQSSWLKKQSPVCKVDRILKVNNTPRTLARFEEYRDAVKARAGAEQLAVAAANSNRHPRCTADGNELLRFHCATLACSLGLNGATHLCDAAGTCAACGIIRDGFSSGGVLTMATSGRAHDAAEAGAGLDEETTPRAMLVCRVIAGRVKRPKEAVPEEEAVADAAEESEYDSVAGSAGVYSNLEELLVFNPRAILPCFVVVYKA; encoded by the exons ATGGTGGAACGGCCGGGCAGATCGGCAGGCGTCAGGGAGGCCAATAAGACTTCCGCTGCCGCCatggtgaagacgacgacgacgaccaaTAAGGAGGAGCTGGAGAGCCCGTCCTACAGGTTAGCAGCGTTCAAGAGCCTCTTCTCGTGCAGGAACAGCCACGCGCGGCCGCGGGCGCCGGACACCGGCACCGGCAGCAGGAGCAAGAGGCTGGGCTGCTCCGCGCCGTCCATCTGCAAGCTCAAGGACGACAGCGTGCCCGTGCCGCCCAAGGAAACCACGGGCACGGCGTCGGCAGGCGAGCCCTGCAAGCGCCGCGCGTCCGTGAGCGGGAGCAGCGATCGGTGCGTGAAGAAGCCCCAATGTGGCGCTGGCAGCAACAAGCAGCTGCAGCGTGGcgggtcgtcgtcgtcgtcgggcgggtCGTCGTTCAGGGCCGGCATGCAGCTGAGGCGGCTTTCGGGGTGCTACGAGTGCCACATGGTGGTGGCGGGCAGCGCCTCCATGAGGGCCACCACCATCTGCCCCTGCCCGGACTGCGGCGAGGTGTTCGTCAGGCAGGAGAGCCTCCAGCTCCACCAGTCCATCAGGCACGCAG TGTCCGAGCTTGGCACTGATGACACGAGCCGCAACATCATCGAGATCATCTTCCAGTCCAGCTGGCTCAAGAAGCAGAGCCCCGTGTGCAAGGTCGACCGCATCCTCAAGGTGAACAACACGCCCAGAACGCTGGCCCGCTTCGAGGAGTACCGTGACGCTGTCAAGGCCAGGGCGGGCGCCGAGCAGCTGGCGGTAGCGGCGGCCAACAGCAACAGGCACCCGCGCTGCACCGCCGACGGCAACGAGCTGCTCCGGTTCCACTGCGCCACCCTGGCCTGCTCGCTCGGCCTCAACGGCGCCACGCACCTCTGCGACGCCGCGGGGACCTGCGCAGCGTGCGGCATCATCCGCGACGGCTTCAGCAGCGGCGGGGTGCTGACCATGGCCACGAGCGGCCGCGCGCACGACGCTGCGGAGGCTGGCGCCGGACTGGATGAGGAAACCACTCCAAGGGCGATGCTGGTGTGCCGGGTCATCGCGGGAAGGGTGAAGCGGCCCAAAGAAGCGGTACCAGAGGAGGAGGCCGTCGCCGACGCCGCCGAGGAGTCAGAGTACGACTCGGTTGCGGGGTCGGCCGGGGTGTACTCCAACCTGGAGGAGCTGCTGGTGTTCAACCCCAGGGCCATCCTCCCATGCTTTGTCGTTGTCTACAAGGCTTAG
- the LOC100193723 gene encoding peroxidase 12 precursor, producing the protein MGMAATRRTRASSGNNVLLLLAIGLVFSAASTTTPAVAAAALNGSDDDIGAAARAAGLSVDFHAASCPDLDGIVRSAVEEARRWDAQVTAGLLRIFFHDCFPQGCDASILLGRNQGGSEQDAPQNTGLQQAALDLVERIRGRVHSRCGASVSCADILALATSHAVNQAGGPFIPMELGRSDSRGPAPGWAVNRLPPPTDGVSELLGNFGNRGLDGSDVVVLSGAHTVGVARCSSFQDRIDKKTGKDNFEWGLTGYCNGDKEKKHALDRTPFNFDNSYFVELQNGRGVLTSDQALYRDGRTRWLVDRCASSQDEFFKRFVESMLKLSRLRGADPGPVRNNCFVRASFGASSATKDDLVIDTTAGDGDGDEDLILAAAA; encoded by the coding sequence ATGGGTATGGCTGCAACAAGGAGGACGAGAGCAAGCTCAGGTAATAATGTCCTCCTCCTGCTGGCCATCGGCCTTGTGTTCTCCGCGGCATCGACGACGACACCGGCTGTAGCAGCTGCGGCGTTGAACGGCAGCGACGACGACATTGGTGCTGCTGCCAGGGCGGCGGGCCTGTCCGTGGACTTCCACGCGGCGTCGTGCCCGGACCTGGACGGCATCGTGCGCTCCGCCGTTGAGGAGGCGCGGCGGTGGGACGCCCAGGTCACGGCGGGCCTCCTCCGCATCTTCTTCCACGACTGCTTCCCGCAGGGCTGCGACGCGTCGATCCTGCTGGGCAGGAACCAGGGCGGCAGCGAGCAGGACGCACCCCAGAACACGGGCCTGCAGCAGGCGGCGCTGGACCTCGTCGAGAGGATCCGCGGCAGGGTGCACTCCCGCTGCGGCGCCTCCGTCTCCTGCGCCGACATCCTGGCGCTCGCCACCAGCCACGCCGTCAACCAGGCCGGCGGCCCCTTCATCCCTATGGAGCTGGGCCGCAGCGACAGCAGGGGCCCCGCTCCAGGATGGGCCGTCAACAGGCTCCCGCCCCCCACCGATGGCGTCTCCGAGCTCCTCGGCAACTTCGGTAACAGGGGCCTCGATGGCTCCGACGTCGTGGTGCTCTCCGGCGCGCACACCGTGGGCGTGGCGCGTTGCTCCTCGTTCCAGGACCGTATCGACAAGAAGACCGGCAAGGATAACTTCGAGTGGGGGCTCACCGGCTACTGCAACGGAGACAAGGAGAAGAAGCACGCGCTGGACCGTACGCCCTTCAACTTCGACAACAGCTACTTCGTGGAGCTGCAGAACGGCAGAGGGGTGCTCACCTCCGACCAGGCGCTCTACAGGGACGGCCGCACCAGGTGGCTCGTCGACCGCTGCGCCTCCAGCCAGGACGAATTCTTCAAGCGCTTCGTGGAATCCATGCTCAAGCTCAGCAGGCTCAGGGGGGCCGATCCGGGCCCAGTGCGCAACAACTGCTTCGTCCGCGCCAGCTTCGGCGCTAGTAGCGCTACCAAAGACGACCTTGTCATTGACACCACCGCCggagacggagacggagacgaggACCTTATTCTTGCAGCAGCTGCATGA